Proteins found in one Paraburkholderia caballeronis genomic segment:
- a CDS encoding 2-oxoglutarate dehydrogenase E1 component, whose product MSETMKQFQLNSYLFGGNAPYVEELYEAYLDNPASVPDNWREYFDALQNVPSSDGSAASDVAHGPIVESFAQRAKANAFVPRGGGEDLAASRKQVYVQSLIGAYRFLGSQWANLDPLKRRERPNIPELEPAFYDFTEADMDQTFSANNLYFGFERASLRDIVKALRDTYCGTIGAEYMYISDPEQKRWWKEKLESIRSTPNFTADKKKHILQRLTAAEGLERFLHTKYVGQKRFSLEGGESFIASMDEVVRHAGAKGVQEIVIGMAHRGRLNVLVNTLGKMPADLFAEFEGKHVDDLPAGDVKYHKGFSSDVPTEGGPVHLSLAFNPSHLEIVNPVVEGSAKARMDRRGDENGLQVLPVQIHGDAAFAGQGVVMETLNLAQTRGYGTHGTLHIVINNQIGFTTSDPRDARSTLYCTDVVKMIEAPVLHVNGDDPEAVVLATQLAVDFRMQFHKDVVVDIVCFRKLGHNEQDTPALTQPLMYKKIAQHPGTRALYAEKLVQQGVITAEEGDGFVKAYRAAMDEGNHTIDPVLSNFKSKYAVDWVPFLNRKWTDAADTAVPLAELKRLAERITTIPENFKVHPLVERVINDRRAMGKGEAKLDWGMGEHLAFASLVASGYTVRLTGQDSGRGTFTHRHAVLHDQNRERWNDGTYIPLQNVAESQAKFTVIDSVLSEEAVLGFEYGYSTAEPNTLVLWEGQFGDFANGAQVVIDQFISSGEVKWGRVSGLTMLLPHGYEGQGPEHSSARIERYLQLCADHNMQVVQPTTPAQIFHLLRRQMIRLFRKPLIVFTPKSLLRHKEAVSDLSELAKGSFQTVIGEVDESIDAKKVKRVVACSGRVYYDLVAHRREAKANDVAIVRIEQLYPFGHKQFETELKKYDNATEVVWVQDEPQNQGPWFYIEHHLKEGMKEGQKLAYSGRPASASPAVGYYAKHYEQQKALIEGAFGRLKGATVTK is encoded by the coding sequence ATGTCAGAAACAATGAAGCAGTTCCAGCTGAACTCGTATCTGTTCGGCGGTAACGCTCCGTATGTCGAAGAGCTATACGAAGCATACCTTGACAACCCGGCGTCCGTCCCCGACAACTGGCGCGAATACTTTGACGCACTGCAAAATGTGCCGTCGTCGGATGGGTCGGCTGCCAGTGACGTCGCTCACGGCCCGATCGTCGAATCGTTTGCTCAACGCGCGAAAGCCAACGCATTCGTTCCCCGCGGCGGCGGCGAGGATCTCGCCGCGTCCCGCAAGCAGGTTTACGTCCAGTCCCTGATCGGCGCATACCGCTTCCTCGGCTCGCAATGGGCCAACCTCGATCCGCTGAAGCGCCGCGAGCGCCCGAACATCCCCGAACTCGAACCTGCGTTCTACGACTTCACCGAAGCCGACATGGACCAGACGTTCAGCGCGAACAACCTGTACTTCGGGTTTGAGCGCGCGTCGCTGCGCGACATCGTGAAGGCGCTGCGCGACACGTACTGCGGCACGATCGGCGCGGAATACATGTACATCAGCGATCCGGAGCAGAAGCGCTGGTGGAAGGAGAAGCTCGAATCGATCCGCTCGACGCCGAACTTCACCGCTGACAAGAAGAAGCACATCCTGCAGCGCCTGACGGCCGCCGAAGGCCTGGAGCGCTTCCTGCACACCAAGTACGTCGGCCAGAAGCGTTTCTCGCTCGAAGGCGGCGAGAGCTTCATCGCGTCGATGGACGAAGTCGTCCGCCACGCGGGCGCGAAGGGCGTGCAGGAAATCGTGATCGGCATGGCCCACCGAGGCCGTCTGAACGTGCTCGTCAACACGCTCGGCAAGATGCCGGCCGACCTGTTCGCCGAATTCGAAGGCAAGCACGTCGACGACCTGCCGGCCGGCGACGTGAAGTACCACAAGGGCTTCTCGTCGGACGTCCCGACCGAAGGCGGCCCGGTCCACCTGTCGCTCGCGTTCAACCCGTCGCACCTCGAAATCGTGAATCCGGTGGTCGAAGGTTCCGCGAAGGCCCGGATGGACCGCCGCGGCGACGAAAACGGCCTGCAGGTGCTGCCGGTGCAGATCCACGGCGACGCGGCCTTCGCAGGCCAGGGCGTCGTGATGGAAACGCTGAACCTCGCGCAGACGCGCGGTTACGGCACGCACGGCACGCTGCACATCGTCATCAACAACCAGATCGGCTTCACGACGTCGGACCCGCGCGATGCGCGCTCGACGCTGTACTGCACCGACGTGGTCAAGATGATCGAAGCGCCGGTGCTGCACGTGAACGGCGACGATCCCGAAGCCGTCGTGCTCGCGACGCAGCTGGCCGTCGACTTCCGGATGCAGTTCCACAAGGACGTCGTCGTCGACATCGTCTGCTTCCGCAAGCTCGGCCACAACGAGCAGGACACGCCGGCGCTCACGCAGCCGCTGATGTACAAGAAAATCGCGCAGCACCCGGGCACCCGTGCGCTGTACGCGGAAAAGCTCGTGCAGCAGGGTGTGATCACCGCCGAAGAAGGCGATGGCTTCGTGAAGGCGTACCGCGCCGCGATGGACGAAGGCAATCACACGATCGATCCGGTGCTGTCGAACTTCAAGAGCAAGTACGCGGTGGACTGGGTGCCGTTCCTGAACCGCAAGTGGACCGACGCCGCCGATACGGCCGTGCCGCTCGCGGAACTGAAGCGCCTCGCCGAACGCATCACGACGATCCCGGAGAACTTCAAGGTTCACCCGCTCGTCGAGCGCGTGATCAACGACCGCCGCGCGATGGGCAAGGGCGAAGCGAAGCTCGACTGGGGCATGGGCGAGCACCTCGCGTTCGCGTCGCTGGTCGCGTCCGGCTACACGGTGCGCCTCACGGGCCAGGACTCGGGTCGCGGCACGTTCACGCACCGTCACGCGGTGCTGCACGACCAGAACCGCGAGCGCTGGAACGACGGCACGTACATCCCGCTGCAGAACGTCGCTGAAAGCCAGGCGAAGTTCACGGTGATCGACTCGGTGCTGTCCGAGGAAGCGGTGCTCGGTTTCGAGTACGGCTACTCGACCGCCGAACCGAACACGCTCGTGCTGTGGGAAGGCCAGTTCGGCGACTTCGCGAACGGCGCGCAGGTCGTGATCGACCAGTTCATCTCGTCGGGCGAAGTGAAGTGGGGCCGCGTGTCGGGCCTGACGATGCTGCTGCCGCACGGTTATGAAGGCCAGGGTCCGGAGCACTCGTCCGCGCGCATCGAACGCTACCTGCAGCTTTGCGCAGACCACAACATGCAGGTCGTCCAGCCGACGACGCCGGCGCAGATCTTCCACCTGCTGCGTCGCCAGATGATCCGCCTGTTCCGCAAGCCGCTGATCGTCTTCACGCCGAAGTCGCTGCTGCGTCACAAGGAAGCCGTGTCGGACCTGTCCGAGCTCGCGAAGGGCTCGTTCCAGACCGTGATCGGCGAAGTCGACGAGTCGATCGACGCGAAGAAGGTGAAGCGCGTGGTCGCGTGCTCGGGCCGCGTGTACTACGACCTCGTCGCGCATCGCCGCGAAGCGAAGGCGAACGACGTCGCGATCGTCCGTATCGAGCAGCTGTATCCGTTCGGCCACAAGCAGTTCGAGACGGAGCTGAAGAAGTACGACAACGCGACCGAAGTGGTGTGGGTGCAGGACGAGCCGCAAAACCAGGGTCCGTGGTTCTACATCGAGCACCACCTGAAGGAAGGCATGAAGGAAGGGCAGAAGCTGGCGTACAGCGGCCGTCCGGCTTCGGCTTCTCCGGCGGTCGGCTACTACGCGAAGCATTACGAGCAGCAGAAGGCGCTGATCGAAGGCGCGTTCGGCCGCCTGAAGGGCGCAACCGTCACGAAGTAA
- the typA gene encoding translational GTPase TypA, with protein sequence MSRALRNIAIIAHVDHGKTTLVDQLLRQSGTFRENQQIAERVMDSNDIEKERGITILAKNCAVEYEGTHINIVDTPGHADFGGEVERVLSMVDSVLLLVDAVEGPMPQTRFVTKKALALGLKPIVVVNKIDRPGARIDWVINQTFDLFDKLGATEEQLDFPIVYASGLNGYASLSPDAREGDMRPLFEAILQHVPVRPADPDAPLQLQITSLDYSTYVGRIGVGRISRGRIKPGQQVALRFGPEGDVMNRKINQVLSFHGLERVQVESAEAGDIVLINGIEDIGIGATICAIDAPEALPMITVDEPTLTMNFLVNSSPLAGKEGKFVTSRQIRDRLTKELNHNVALRVKDTGDETVFEVSGRGELHLTILIENMRREGYELAVSRPRVVMHEVDGVRHEPYELLTVDVEDGHQGGVMEELGRRKGEMLDMASDGRGRTRLEYRIPARGLIGFQSEFMTLTRGTGLMSHVFDEYAPVREGSVGERRNGVLISQDDGAAVAYALWKLQDRGRMFVKPGDALYEGMIIGIHSRDNDLVVNPIKGKQLTNVRASGTDEAVRLVPPIQMSLEYAVEFIDDDELVEVTPQSIRLRKRHLKEHERRRASREVAVD encoded by the coding sequence ATGTCCCGCGCCCTTCGCAACATTGCCATCATTGCCCACGTCGACCACGGCAAGACCACGCTCGTCGACCAACTGCTGCGTCAGTCCGGCACGTTCCGCGAGAACCAGCAGATCGCCGAGCGAGTCATGGACTCGAACGACATCGAAAAGGAGCGGGGCATCACGATTCTCGCGAAGAACTGCGCGGTCGAGTACGAAGGCACCCACATCAACATCGTCGATACGCCGGGACACGCGGACTTCGGCGGCGAGGTGGAGCGCGTGCTGTCGATGGTCGACTCGGTGCTGCTGCTCGTCGACGCGGTCGAGGGCCCGATGCCGCAGACCCGCTTCGTCACGAAGAAGGCGCTCGCGCTCGGCCTGAAGCCGATCGTCGTCGTCAACAAGATCGACCGGCCGGGCGCGCGCATCGACTGGGTGATCAACCAGACGTTCGACCTGTTCGACAAGCTCGGCGCGACCGAAGAGCAACTGGACTTCCCGATCGTCTACGCGTCGGGCCTGAACGGCTACGCGTCGCTCAGCCCGGATGCGCGCGAAGGCGACATGCGCCCGCTGTTCGAGGCGATTCTCCAGCACGTGCCGGTGCGCCCGGCCGACCCGGATGCGCCGCTGCAACTGCAGATCACGTCGCTCGACTATTCGACCTACGTCGGCCGGATCGGCGTCGGCCGCATCAGCCGCGGCCGCATCAAGCCCGGCCAGCAGGTCGCGCTGCGCTTCGGCCCGGAAGGCGACGTGATGAACCGCAAGATCAACCAGGTGCTGTCGTTCCACGGGCTGGAGCGCGTGCAGGTCGAGTCGGCCGAAGCCGGCGACATCGTGCTGATCAACGGCATCGAGGACATCGGCATCGGCGCGACGATCTGCGCGATCGACGCGCCGGAAGCGCTGCCGATGATTACCGTCGACGAGCCGACGCTGACGATGAACTTCCTCGTCAATTCGTCGCCGCTCGCGGGCAAGGAAGGCAAATTCGTCACGAGCCGCCAGATCCGCGACCGTCTGACGAAGGAGCTGAACCACAACGTCGCGCTGCGCGTGAAGGACACCGGCGACGAAACCGTGTTCGAAGTGTCGGGCCGCGGCGAACTGCACCTGACGATCCTGATCGAGAACATGCGCCGCGAGGGTTATGAGCTGGCGGTGTCGCGTCCGCGCGTCGTGATGCACGAGGTGGACGGCGTGCGCCACGAGCCGTACGAGCTGCTGACGGTGGACGTCGAGGACGGCCACCAGGGCGGCGTGATGGAAGAACTGGGGCGCCGCAAGGGTGAAATGCTCGACATGGCGTCGGACGGCCGCGGCCGCACCCGCCTCGAATACCGGATTCCGGCGCGCGGGCTGATCGGCTTCCAGAGCGAATTCATGACGCTGACGCGCGGCACCGGCCTGATGAGCCACGTGTTCGACGAATACGCGCCGGTGAGGGAAGGTTCGGTCGGCGAGCGCCGCAACGGCGTGCTGATCTCGCAGGACGACGGCGCGGCGGTCGCGTATGCGCTGTGGAAGCTGCAGGACCGCGGCCGCATGTTCGTGAAGCCGGGCGACGCGCTGTACGAGGGGATGATCATCGGCATTCACAGCCGCGACAACGACCTCGTCGTGAACCCGATCAAGGGCAAGCAGTTGACGAACGTCCGTGCGTCGGGCACCGACGAAGCGGTGCGTCTCGTGCCGCCGATCCAGATGTCGCTCGAATACGCGGTCGAATTCATCGACGACGACGAACTGGTCGAGGTGACGCCGCAGTCGATCCGTCTGCGCAAGCGCCATCTGAAGGAGCATGAGCGCCGTCGCGCGAGCCGCGAAGTCGCGGTGGATTAA
- a CDS encoding MarR family winged helix-turn-helix transcriptional regulator, with amino-acid sequence MTDPTSTPPPDLRDYAFGESVGYLISRAKSTISNMVTQRTLAELGVTSQQASVLFMVASGKCLLAAELAREYGIDASAVTRLVDRLEKRGLLQRVRSSEDRRAVRLALTPEGEAIAARMPPIFTGVIDSLTNGFTPEEIGFLKSMLRRILANSGSCCDTGDSGTPPANP; translated from the coding sequence ATGACCGATCCGACATCCACGCCGCCCCCGGACCTGCGCGACTACGCGTTCGGCGAGAGCGTCGGCTACCTGATCTCGCGCGCGAAATCGACCATCTCGAACATGGTCACGCAGCGCACGCTCGCGGAACTGGGCGTCACGAGCCAGCAGGCGAGCGTGCTGTTCATGGTCGCAAGCGGCAAGTGCCTGCTCGCCGCCGAACTCGCGCGCGAGTATGGGATCGACGCGAGCGCGGTCACGCGGCTCGTCGACCGGCTCGAAAAACGCGGCCTGCTCCAGCGCGTGCGCAGCTCGGAAGACCGCCGCGCGGTACGTCTCGCGCTCACGCCCGAAGGCGAGGCGATCGCCGCCCGGATGCCGCCCATCTTCACCGGCGTCATCGACAGCCTGACGAACGGCTTCACGCCGGAAGAGATCGGCTTCCTGAAAAGCATGCTGCGGCGGATCCTCGCGAACAGCGGCAGCTGCTGCGACACGGGCGACAGCGGCACCCCGCCCGCCAATCCGTGA
- a CDS encoding efflux transporter outer membrane subunit has product MNSQTLSTPALSCRAAVAAALTALALSGCVNYLGIRSDKAIAPPAQFETAQSIPAQGGQWPTLDWANQFGDPQLPKLIDEALEGSPTIAQAQARLAKASAYIETSRSALFPKVGAQYSWSRELYSGNGLFPPPYGGSWFSENNALASASWELDLWGKNRQRLAEAVSQQRAADADVQQARVTLASSVARTYNQLAQLYALRDIAAHEIDNRRTIGSITNGRVTAGLDTNVEKQTASGNLATSQANLSQIDGQIQTVRYQLGALLGKGPDRGLQIAQPVLNPVADVTLPDNLPADLVARRPDIVAARWQVEAAMHGVKEAKAEFYPDVNLAAGFGFDAFGWGRFLNYASRQANIGPAIHLPIFDAGELRAQLKGRYADFDLDVANYNQTLINAFNDVATQVSSIRSADRQLVDADRALEASTNAWHLAVIRYRAGLSEQLQVLTADQNRLAAEQTVTNLRMQRRDMQLALIKSLGGGFDATQAGLVPPAEVGSDAASRTVATRDASN; this is encoded by the coding sequence ATGAACTCCCAGACCCTGTCCACGCCGGCGCTGTCGTGCCGGGCCGCCGTCGCCGCCGCGCTGACGGCGCTCGCCCTGTCCGGGTGCGTGAACTACCTCGGCATCAGGAGCGATAAGGCCATCGCGCCGCCGGCGCAGTTCGAGACCGCGCAGAGCATCCCCGCGCAGGGCGGCCAGTGGCCGACGCTCGACTGGGCGAACCAGTTCGGCGACCCGCAACTGCCGAAGCTGATCGACGAGGCGCTCGAAGGCAGCCCCACGATCGCGCAGGCGCAGGCGCGGCTCGCGAAGGCATCGGCATACATCGAAACGTCGCGCTCGGCGCTGTTCCCGAAGGTCGGCGCGCAGTATTCGTGGAGCCGCGAACTGTATTCGGGCAACGGCCTGTTCCCGCCGCCGTACGGCGGCTCGTGGTTCAGCGAGAACAACGCGCTCGCGAGCGCGTCGTGGGAACTGGACCTGTGGGGCAAGAACCGCCAGCGGCTCGCCGAGGCGGTGTCGCAGCAGCGCGCGGCCGACGCGGACGTGCAGCAGGCGCGCGTGACGCTCGCGTCGTCGGTCGCCCGCACCTACAACCAGCTTGCTCAGCTCTACGCGCTGCGCGACATCGCCGCGCACGAAATCGACAACCGCCGCACGATCGGCTCCATCACGAACGGCCGCGTGACCGCCGGCCTCGACACGAACGTCGAGAAGCAGACCGCGAGCGGCAACCTCGCGACGAGCCAGGCGAACCTGTCGCAGATCGACGGCCAGATCCAGACCGTCCGCTATCAGCTGGGCGCGCTGCTCGGCAAGGGGCCGGACCGCGGCCTGCAGATCGCGCAGCCGGTGCTGAACCCGGTCGCCGACGTCACGCTGCCGGACAATCTGCCGGCCGACCTCGTCGCGCGCCGCCCGGACATCGTCGCCGCGCGCTGGCAGGTCGAAGCCGCGATGCACGGCGTGAAGGAGGCGAAGGCCGAGTTCTATCCGGACGTGAACCTCGCGGCCGGCTTCGGCTTCGACGCGTTCGGCTGGGGCCGCTTCCTGAACTACGCGAGCCGCCAGGCGAACATCGGCCCGGCGATCCATCTGCCGATCTTCGACGCGGGCGAACTGCGCGCGCAGTTGAAGGGCCGTTATGCCGACTTCGACCTCGACGTCGCGAACTACAACCAGACGCTGATCAACGCGTTCAACGACGTCGCGACACAGGTGTCGTCGATCCGCTCGGCCGACCGCCAGCTGGTCGACGCCGACCGCGCGCTCGAAGCGTCGACGAACGCGTGGCATCTGGCGGTGATCCGCTACCGCGCGGGTCTGTCCGAGCAGTTGCAGGTGCTGACGGCCGACCAGAACCGCCTCGCGGCCGAACAGACCGTGACGAACCTGCGGATGCAGCGCCGCGACATGCAGCTGGCGCTGATCAAGTCGCTCGGCGGCGGCTTCGACGCGACGCAGGCGGGCCTCGTGCCGCCGGCCGAGGTCGGCTCCGACGCCGCGAGCCGCACGGTCGCGACCCGCGACGCGTCGAACTGA
- a CDS encoding EmrA/EmrK family multidrug efflux transporter periplasmic adaptor subunit has protein sequence MSTPQQPAGTPQPNASNGKRRRMMTLLVLVIVIAAIAYGLYYFLVARFTESTDDAYVNGNVVQITPQVSGTVISVKADDTQTVKTGDPLVLLDPADARVALEQTEATLAQTVRQVRGLFADDSQYQAQVAIRQSDLSRAQDDLRRRMLVAQTGAVSQEEISHARDAVRSAEAALDAAQQQLAANRALIANTTIANHPNVEAIAAKVRDAYLANARNTLPAPVTGYVAKRSVQVGQRVSPGTPLMSVVPLNSLWVDANFKEVQLKHMRIGQPVEMTADVYGSSVVYHGKVVGFSAGTGSAFSLLPAQNATGNWIKVVQRLPVRISLDPADLEKHPLRIGLSIQADVNIRDDAGSQLGNAQNTVLETDVFAKYGAEADAEIARIIAENAGPNGGKATVSSPAPRTSKPM, from the coding sequence ATGAGCACCCCCCAGCAGCCTGCCGGCACCCCGCAGCCGAACGCGAGCAACGGCAAGCGCCGCCGCATGATGACGCTGCTCGTCCTTGTGATCGTGATTGCCGCGATCGCGTACGGGCTCTACTACTTCCTCGTCGCGCGCTTCACCGAGAGCACCGACGACGCGTACGTGAACGGCAACGTCGTGCAGATCACGCCGCAGGTCAGCGGCACCGTGATCTCGGTGAAGGCCGACGACACGCAGACCGTCAAGACCGGCGACCCGCTCGTGCTGCTCGACCCGGCCGACGCGCGCGTTGCGCTCGAACAGACCGAGGCGACGCTCGCGCAGACCGTGCGCCAGGTGCGCGGCCTGTTCGCCGACGACAGCCAGTACCAGGCGCAGGTCGCGATTCGCCAGTCCGACCTGTCGCGCGCCCAGGACGACCTGCGCCGCCGCATGCTGGTCGCGCAGACCGGCGCCGTGTCGCAGGAAGAAATCTCGCACGCGCGCGACGCCGTGCGCAGCGCGGAAGCCGCGCTCGACGCTGCGCAGCAGCAGCTCGCCGCGAACCGTGCCCTGATCGCGAACACGACGATCGCGAACCACCCGAACGTCGAAGCCATCGCCGCGAAGGTCCGCGACGCGTATCTCGCGAATGCGCGCAACACGCTGCCCGCGCCGGTCACCGGCTACGTCGCGAAACGCTCGGTGCAGGTCGGCCAGCGCGTGTCGCCGGGCACGCCGCTGATGTCGGTCGTGCCGCTGAACTCGCTGTGGGTCGACGCGAACTTCAAGGAAGTGCAGCTGAAGCACATGCGCATCGGCCAGCCGGTCGAGATGACCGCCGACGTGTACGGCTCGTCGGTCGTCTATCACGGCAAGGTGGTCGGCTTCTCCGCCGGCACCGGCTCCGCGTTCTCGCTGTTGCCCGCGCAGAACGCGACCGGCAACTGGATCAAGGTGGTCCAGCGCCTGCCGGTGCGGATCTCGCTCGATCCGGCCGACCTCGAAAAGCACCCGCTGCGCATCGGCCTGTCGATCCAGGCGGACGTGAACATCCGCGACGACGCGGGCAGCCAGCTCGGCAACGCACAGAACACCGTGCTCGAAACCGACGTGTTCGCGAAATACGGCGCCGAAGCCGACGCGGAAATCGCGCGGATCATCGCGGAAAACGCCGGCCCGAACGGCGGCAAGGCGACCGTGTCTTCGCCGGCCCCGCGCACGTCGAAGCCGATGTAA